The Lycium barbarum isolate Lr01 chromosome 9, ASM1917538v2, whole genome shotgun sequence genome has a segment encoding these proteins:
- the LOC132610722 gene encoding uncharacterized protein LOC132610722 isoform X3, producing MGKNQITTKNTESQGVCEKIFGGVNISPAFRRISTVHPQTQNPISATNSATKPIIASTDHHRNDPAKATKFKLVAQSGSTIPLELNGQQIPLQEKYQNMSSTASNMVRVEYNHSAGESATPKFKPESLKPVNKLHQQNQDPYKGTKVEPHVNKSPVKNMFTTVHYQINEGPKDDSDDRFSKYIDHVKNKMRDTSSFDDDHKVSHYVGRSKFKT from the exons ATGGGAAAGAACCAAATCACCACCAAAAACACAGAGTCCCAGGGTGTATGTGAAAAGATTTTCGGAGGAGTGAATATAAGTCCAGCTTTTCGACGAATTTCAACTGTTCATCCACAGACACAAAATCCCATATCTGCTACTAATTCAGCTACCAAGCCAATAATAGCAAGCACTGATCATCACAGAAATGACCCTGCTAAAGCCACCAAATTCAAGCTAGTTGCTCAAAGTGGATCCACCATTCCCCTTGAGTTAAATGGACAGCAAATTCCATTGCAAGAGAAATATCAGAACATGTCTAGTACTGCCTCTAACATG GTACGTGTAGAATATAATCACAGTGCAGGAGAAAGTGCCACACCCAAGTTTAAACCTGAATCTCTGAAACCTGTGAACAAGCTCCATCAGCAGAATCAAGATCCTTATAAAGGCACGAAAGTTGAACCTCATGTGAACAAGTCCCCTGTAAAGAACATGTTCACTACAGTTCATTATCAGATAAATGAAGGACCTAAAGATGATAGTGATGACCGATTTTCTAAGTATATCGATCACGTGAAAAACAAGATGAGAGATACGTCTAGTTTTGATGATGATCATAAAGTCTCTCACTATGTTGGCCGCTCCAAGTTCAAGACCTGA